The proteins below are encoded in one region of Halocatena salina:
- a CDS encoding endonuclease/exonuclease/phosphatase family protein, with protein sequence MEHTSRRGFLAVSGTAVAAVSLGGIVGGRSVPRSVTFATYNIEDLTTEQVQSRGDPQAAAAARVIQEVRPDVLALNELVNNRQASVVKDVPATPTNARAFVENYLRVPQREDLTGIEYPFVHTPPSNTGVHSGMDLDNDGTIDDTPGDQGYADDAYGFGQYPGQYALAIVSRYPIETDAVRSFRRFRWQDMPDSEIVRDPVSDMYLTDEETDRFRLSSKTHVDVPVACLGTTVHALLAHPTPPVFDGPENFNGKRCHDEIRLLADYAAGVSYVCDDDGRRGGLYDDASYVLLGDMNASPGDDETLRAVDTYFLGGEFNTRRFPTSPGGAQASSPYLTAEFGQQVDYVLPSPDLSVRNSAVVWPSENANRRGLRRDVETASDHRLVWADVVP encoded by the coding sequence ATGGAACACACGTCACGACGCGGATTTCTGGCAGTGAGTGGGACAGCGGTCGCAGCGGTGTCCCTCGGTGGGATTGTAGGGGGGAGATCGGTTCCTCGGTCGGTCACGTTTGCGACGTACAACATCGAGGATCTCACGACTGAACAGGTACAGTCTCGGGGGGATCCCCAAGCAGCTGCTGCCGCGCGGGTGATTCAGGAGGTTCGTCCGGACGTGCTCGCGCTCAACGAACTCGTCAACAACCGACAGGCGAGTGTGGTCAAAGACGTGCCAGCCACGCCAACGAACGCCCGGGCGTTCGTCGAGAACTACCTGCGCGTTCCGCAGCGCGAGGACCTCACCGGCATCGAGTATCCGTTCGTTCACACGCCACCGAGCAACACGGGCGTCCACAGCGGGATGGATCTCGATAACGACGGGACGATCGACGACACCCCCGGCGATCAGGGATACGCCGACGATGCTTACGGCTTCGGCCAGTACCCCGGCCAGTACGCGCTGGCGATCGTAAGTCGGTACCCGATCGAGACCGACGCAGTCCGGTCGTTTCGACGGTTTCGATGGCAGGATATGCCCGACAGTGAAATCGTGCGCGATCCCGTCTCCGACATGTATCTTACCGATGAGGAGACGGATCGGTTTCGGCTCTCCTCGAAAACCCACGTTGACGTACCCGTTGCCTGTCTTGGCACCACCGTCCACGCGCTGTTGGCCCACCCGACGCCGCCCGTGTTCGATGGGCCGGAGAACTTCAACGGAAAGCGTTGTCACGATGAGATCCGGCTGTTGGCCGACTACGCCGCCGGTGTGAGTTACGTGTGCGATGACGACGGACGACGCGGCGGTCTCTACGACGACGCGTCGTACGTCCTGCTGGGCGATATGAACGCCAGCCCCGGAGACGACGAGACGCTCCGGGCTGTGGATACGTATTTCCTCGGTGGGGAATTCAACACCCGACGGTTCCCCACGAGTCCCGGTGGCGCACAGGCTAGTTCACCGTATTTAACGGCCGAGTTCGGACAGCAGGTCGATTACGTGCTCCCCTCACCGGATCTCTCGGTCCGTAACTCCGCGGTGGTGTGGCCCAGCGAGAACGCGAACCGGCGAGGGCTGAGACGGGACGTGGAGACGGCATCCGATCACAGGCTGGTTTGGGCCGATGTGGTGCCGTAA
- a CDS encoding aminotransferase class I/II-fold pyridoxal phosphate-dependent enzyme codes for MDIEPFTLERWFAAHEHEADIMLAESGIRSLSASRFDLDVGKLGYVIPTNGDPSFRAEIAARYGRDQDEVVFTCGTQEANFLAFLSLLNEGDHAVVVTPTYQSLHAVPDSLGTVTRVELTPPEWSLDPDAIAEAMRPETTLVVVNNPNNPTGKYHSEETMNAVYELAADRGVYLLCDEVYRMLADDPIPPVASMGPYGISTTSLTKAYGLAGLRFGWLAGPPEVVSTINHWKDYTTISPSPFGQHVAKQAIDAENEILAENRGLAREHKAETHSVLETHGLDWYDPVGVNGFVTVPDGFATGRSFCERFLREESVVLAPGDAFGVSDRFRIGFGLAREELNEGLSRLDSFLSRHE; via the coding sequence ATGGATATCGAGCCGTTCACGTTGGAGCGCTGGTTTGCAGCCCATGAGCACGAGGCCGACATCATGCTCGCCGAAAGCGGGATTCGGAGCCTTTCAGCGTCCCGATTCGATCTCGATGTCGGGAAACTCGGATACGTGATCCCAACCAACGGCGATCCATCGTTCCGGGCCGAGATCGCTGCCCGGTACGGTCGTGATCAGGACGAAGTGGTGTTCACCTGTGGCACACAGGAAGCGAACTTCCTCGCGTTTCTGTCGCTGTTGAACGAGGGCGACCACGCGGTCGTCGTCACGCCGACCTATCAGTCCCTGCACGCGGTACCCGATTCTCTTGGGACCGTCACGCGCGTGGAGTTGACTCCTCCCGAGTGGTCGCTCGATCCCGACGCGATCGCGGAGGCCATGCGCCCGGAGACGACGCTCGTCGTCGTGAACAATCCCAACAACCCGACTGGAAAATACCACTCCGAGGAGACGATGAACGCCGTGTACGAACTGGCCGCCGACCGCGGCGTGTATCTGCTGTGCGATGAGGTGTATCGGATGCTGGCCGACGATCCGATCCCGCCCGTGGCCAGCATGGGACCGTACGGAATTTCGACAACCAGTCTGACGAAGGCGTACGGATTGGCTGGGCTTCGATTCGGGTGGCTAGCGGGACCGCCAGAGGTCGTCTCGACGATCAATCACTGGAAGGATTACACCACGATCTCGCCGTCACCGTTCGGCCAACACGTCGCCAAACAAGCGATCGACGCGGAAAACGAGATCCTTGCTGAGAACCGTGGGCTGGCTCGGGAACACAAAGCGGAGACCCACAGCGTGTTAGAAACGCACGGTCTCGACTGGTACGATCCCGTCGGTGTCAACGGCTTCGTGACCGTTCCGGACGGCTTTGCGACCGGACGATCGTTCTGTGAACGGTTCCTTCGAGAGGAGAGCGTGGTTCTCGCGCCGGGAGATGCGTTCGGCGTGTCCGACCGCTTTCGGATCGGGTTCGGACTGGCGCGCGAGGAGTTGAACGAAGGACTTTCCCGGCTCGATTCGTTCCTCTCACGCCACGAGTAG
- a CDS encoding translation initiation factor IF-5A, translating to MAKQQTEVRDLQEGSYVMIDETPCVINSYSTAKPGKHGSAKARVEGKGVFDERKRNFTQPVDAKVWVPIIDRKQGQVISLDGDDMQVMDLESYETFTMRVPDGLDPSPDDEIEYLEHESQRKVV from the coding sequence ATGGCGAAACAACAGACGGAAGTTCGTGATCTCCAAGAGGGTAGCTACGTGATGATCGACGAGACACCCTGTGTGATCAACTCCTACAGCACGGCAAAACCCGGCAAACACGGGAGCGCGAAAGCTCGTGTCGAGGGGAAAGGCGTGTTCGACGAACGGAAGCGCAACTTCACCCAGCCCGTCGACGCGAAGGTGTGGGTGCCGATCATCGACCGCAAACAGGGCCAAGTCATCAGCCTCGACGGCGACGACATGCAGGTAATGGATCTGGAAAGCTACGAGACGTTTACGATGCGAGTCCCGGACGGACTGGACCCATCTCCTGACGACGAGATCGAGTATCTCGAACACGAGAGCCAACGGAAAGTCGTCTGA
- the speB gene encoding agmatinase, which yields MFPGAVTDREAAAYVIVGAPLDVSTTFQPGTRFGPDRVRLFARSFEDYDHHTGGHFSELGVHDDGDLHAWDDAEEYLTFLGGKLSDIRNEGALPILIGGEHTVSRAGVRACEPDVFVALDAHLDLRAEYDGNPSSHATVTHHALETADEAIILGARTGDETEWERASAEDVTVVEPNELSDWLASVRDQSLAIDGSVYLSVDIDAADPSVAPGTGTMEPFGLGAREMQAVVRTLAPACVGFDVVEVNDRDDGQAATLAGKLLRSFVYQHAADT from the coding sequence ATGTTTCCCGGAGCAGTAACCGATCGAGAGGCAGCTGCGTACGTGATCGTCGGTGCGCCGCTCGACGTGTCGACGACGTTCCAGCCCGGCACTCGATTCGGGCCGGATCGAGTGCGGCTGTTCGCCCGGTCGTTCGAGGATTACGACCACCACACCGGAGGTCACTTTTCCGAGCTCGGTGTTCACGACGACGGTGACCTCCACGCGTGGGACGACGCCGAGGAGTATCTCACGTTCCTCGGCGGGAAGCTTTCAGACATCCGCAATGAAGGGGCGCTACCGATCCTCATCGGGGGAGAACACACCGTCAGCCGCGCCGGTGTCCGGGCGTGTGAGCCGGACGTGTTCGTCGCGCTCGATGCACATCTTGATCTCCGGGCGGAGTACGACGGGAATCCGTCGAGCCACGCCACCGTCACCCACCACGCGCTCGAAACGGCCGATGAGGCGATCATCCTCGGTGCGCGAACCGGCGACGAAACCGAGTGGGAGCGGGCAAGCGCCGAGGATGTAACCGTAGTCGAGCCCAACGAGCTATCGGACTGGCTGGCGTCCGTTCGGGACCAATCACTGGCGATCGACGGCTCGGTGTATCTGAGTGTCGACATCGACGCCGCTGATCCGAGCGTTGCGCCCGGTACCGGAACGATGGAGCCGTTCGGACTCGGTGCGCGGGAGATGCAGGCGGTGGTCCGTACGCTCGCACCAGCTTGTGTGGGGTTCGACGTGGTAGAGGTGAACGACCGCGACGACGGACAGGCAGCAACGCTCGCTGGGAAATTGCTCCGGTCGTTCGTCTATCAACACGCCGCTGACACATGA
- a CDS encoding PIN domain-containing protein — MILDTNYLIALRDNDDGAKAKPAELEATGLPLRLPSIVIWELYFGVGAGTDTIPNQRAYEKLTANKPIAPLDGTLARR; from the coding sequence ATGATACTTGATACGAATTATCTTATTGCTCTCCGGGACAACGACGACGGCGCGAAAGCCAAACCAGCCGAACTCGAAGCGACGGGACTGCCGCTCCGCCTCCCATCCATCGTCATTTGGGAGCTCTATTTCGGAGTTGGAGCAGGCACGGATACGATACCCAACCAGCGGGCTTATGAGAAACTCACTGCCAACAAACCGATCGCACCACTCGATGGGACCCTTGCCCGGCGATAG
- a CDS encoding Nif3-like dinuclear metal center hexameric protein: MELRELCDRLDEHLRIDAFADIDASANGLQVGPQRAEIDHVALAVDAAVATVEEAAALDADLLLVHHGVSWGGFERVTDRKYERIAPLIENDIALYAAHLPLDGHQQLGNAAGVADRLDLRDRAPFGSVGPERIGQRGRLPEPMTTEEVTDRLTTLENERVQTLPFGPEPIERVAIVTGSGVDWIDEASDVGVDALITGEGKQQAYHEAKESALTVFLAGHYATETFGVRALGSLLDRWRIETSFIDHPTGL, from the coding sequence ATGGAACTGCGAGAGTTGTGCGATCGACTCGACGAGCATCTTCGTATCGACGCGTTCGCCGATATCGACGCGAGTGCGAACGGACTGCAGGTCGGACCGCAACGAGCCGAGATCGACCACGTTGCGCTCGCGGTCGACGCCGCCGTAGCAACGGTCGAGGAAGCCGCTGCGCTGGACGCGGATCTCCTCCTCGTTCATCACGGGGTGTCGTGGGGTGGCTTCGAACGAGTGACCGACCGAAAGTACGAACGGATCGCCCCTCTCATCGAAAACGACATTGCGCTGTACGCCGCCCACCTTCCGCTCGACGGCCACCAACAGCTGGGGAACGCGGCTGGAGTGGCCGACCGGCTGGATCTTCGAGACCGAGCGCCGTTCGGATCGGTGGGTCCAGAACGGATCGGCCAGCGCGGTCGGCTTCCGGAACCGATGACCACCGAGGAGGTGACCGATCGGCTCACGACGCTCGAAAACGAGCGCGTACAGACGCTTCCCTTCGGCCCGGAGCCGATCGAACGCGTGGCGATCGTCACCGGCAGCGGCGTCGATTGGATCGACGAAGCCAGCGACGTCGGCGTGGATGCGCTCATCACTGGCGAAGGCAAACAACAGGCCTACCACGAGGCCAAAGAGAGTGCACTCACCGTCTTCCTCGCCGGGCATTACGCCACCGAGACGTTCGGCGTTCGCGCGCTCGGATCGCTGCTCGATCGCTGGAGGATCGAAACGTCGTTTATCGACCATCCGACCGGACTATAA
- a CDS encoding deoxyhypusine synthase, which translates to MDDADSDANGEQPRTEFQHDPIGHTDVSAGMTVGELIEEYGNAGVGAANIHEATDTVAEMFASDTTVFFGLAGAMVPTGMRAIVADLIRNGYIDVLVTTGANLTHDAIEAIGGKHHHGRVNGEHTEREHDEQLRDEEVDRIYNVYLPQEHFALFESHLREEVFPTFEEPVSIRAFTEELGRANAAVNERENVDEAPGIAATAFENDVPVYVPAIQDSVLGLQAWLRSQVNPFSLDALSDMSDLNDIAYEADSTGAFVVGGGVPKNFVLQTMLVTPKAYDYAVQLTMDPPQTGGLSGASLDEARSWGKLEKNARNVSVYADATVTLPLVVAGALDRIA; encoded by the coding sequence ATGGACGACGCTGATTCCGATGCCAACGGTGAGCAACCCCGAACGGAGTTCCAACACGATCCGATCGGCCACACGGATGTCAGTGCAGGAATGACAGTCGGAGAACTCATCGAAGAGTACGGCAACGCAGGCGTCGGCGCGGCCAACATCCACGAGGCGACCGACACCGTCGCGGAGATGTTTGCGAGCGACACCACCGTGTTCTTCGGACTCGCGGGGGCGATGGTTCCGACCGGGATGCGCGCGATCGTCGCGGATCTCATTCGAAACGGATACATCGACGTGCTCGTCACGACCGGAGCGAACCTCACACACGACGCGATCGAAGCTATCGGCGGCAAACACCACCACGGCCGGGTCAACGGGGAGCACACCGAACGCGAACACGACGAACAGCTCCGTGATGAGGAGGTCGACCGCATTTACAACGTGTATCTCCCCCAAGAACACTTCGCGCTGTTCGAATCACACCTCCGCGAGGAAGTGTTTCCGACGTTCGAAGAGCCGGTAAGCATTCGAGCGTTCACGGAAGAACTCGGACGGGCAAACGCCGCCGTCAACGAACGCGAGAACGTCGATGAAGCTCCGGGGATTGCCGCTACCGCCTTCGAAAACGACGTCCCCGTCTACGTTCCCGCGATCCAAGACTCCGTACTCGGACTCCAAGCATGGCTGCGATCGCAGGTTAACCCGTTCTCGCTCGACGCGCTGTCGGATATGTCCGATCTAAACGACATCGCGTACGAGGCGGACAGCACTGGGGCCTTCGTCGTCGGAGGCGGTGTTCCGAAGAACTTCGTGTTACAGACCATGCTCGTTACTCCGAAAGCGTACGACTATGCGGTCCAACTGACGATGGATCCACCCCAAACCGGGGGACTATCCGGAGCATCGCTCGATGAGGCCCGTTCATGGGGGAAACTCGAAAAGAACGCTCGAAACGTTTCCGTCTATGCCGATGCTACCGTGACGCTACCTCTCGTCGTAGCCGGTGCACTTGATCGGATCGCATGA
- a CDS encoding rod shape-determining protein has product MLDEEMDDEEELDEENPAPVGVKLGSTRTVVVQPQGNVVRTHETLTCLATYQDVLTGKRRAVYGEEAANEYPERVQFMLRSGLPEDDERAETAATFFNKFARANNVPEDSVVVYAIPTIDNERGLSNLAEVIEQSGIGSQLIRSYPESLCGSVPALGGGLDAINRIFIAINMGSTNLEACAYRRGEQLSGFSTGSVTGNEVDRWIANNVEEETQGRVNIDQTTAREYKEEYGDFNDFQPFTDIIQQPGGGTHEFTIERSVVDALDRYVDEAVDEIANEFLPQLANRYIKIYKQTLEEPIVLTGGMACIPGLVEEFEDRLSKELQHEVEVTAPEEPVTAAARGAQRIAQRFVEDDAY; this is encoded by the coding sequence ATGCTCGATGAGGAAATGGATGACGAGGAAGAATTAGACGAAGAGAATCCGGCCCCTGTCGGAGTGAAATTGGGAAGTACCCGAACAGTCGTGGTACAGCCCCAAGGCAACGTCGTTCGTACCCACGAGACGCTCACGTGTTTGGCGACGTATCAGGACGTGCTGACGGGCAAGCGCCGTGCGGTTTACGGCGAGGAAGCGGCGAACGAATATCCCGAGCGGGTGCAGTTCATGCTTCGGTCGGGGCTGCCCGAGGACGACGAGCGGGCCGAAACGGCGGCGACGTTTTTCAATAAGTTTGCACGAGCCAACAACGTGCCTGAAGACAGCGTCGTGGTGTACGCCATTCCGACGATCGACAACGAGCGGGGTCTGTCGAACCTGGCGGAAGTGATCGAACAGAGCGGTATCGGGAGCCAACTCATCCGGAGCTATCCGGAGTCGCTGTGTGGATCAGTTCCAGCGCTTGGCGGGGGATTGGACGCGATCAACCGGATCTTCATCGCGATCAACATGGGGTCGACGAACCTCGAAGCGTGTGCGTACCGGCGGGGTGAGCAGCTGTCCGGGTTTTCGACGGGCTCGGTCACCGGCAACGAGGTCGACCGGTGGATCGCCAACAACGTCGAGGAAGAAACCCAAGGCCGGGTGAACATCGATCAGACCACGGCGAGGGAGTACAAAGAGGAATACGGCGATTTCAACGATTTCCAGCCGTTTACCGACATCATCCAGCAGCCCGGCGGGGGAACCCACGAGTTCACCATCGAGCGCAGCGTGGTTGACGCGCTCGATCGGTACGTCGACGAAGCCGTCGACGAGATCGCAAACGAGTTCCTCCCACAGCTGGCGAACAGATACATCAAAATCTACAAGCAGACGTTGGAGGAGCCGATCGTTCTCACCGGAGGCATGGCTTGTATCCCCGGTCTCGTTGAAGAGTTCGAGGATCGACTCAGCAAAGAACTCCAGCACGAAGTCGAGGTAACCGCGCCCGAGGAGCCGGTGACTGCTGCTGCACGCGGTGCCCAACGCATCGCTCAGCGGTTCGTGGAGGACGACGCCTACTGA
- a CDS encoding FlaD/FlaE family flagellar protein — protein MVVDSSDFDASETHDGSVDDALDAESREYGFVWATDDPETSDRNTAPADDAASADPLAEATPGDQFEWASPTERRTEGSLYDDHDASRNSESENSMIGDNATKETVHAQSVARFTGDEDSTSEPENDGGTTVVSESSRRSDDTDSPENVVIDPIDYPVDELRTIADCVDTSVVSSRSESEIYGFVWSEPPEQHRTHVEDPTAEQRDRLLTIAGIDPEQIGEKPYLTTLSTDDAETFLTDWLEFLTCEAGTQGAIDALDRYREIGWMTEPVAEQLKERLRWIDHRDGNGFETLDRGDHLLNFAYVAKIASLSTEGMVFY, from the coding sequence ATGGTGGTGGATTCGAGCGATTTCGACGCGTCTGAAACCCACGATGGGAGCGTAGATGACGCGTTGGACGCTGAATCCCGAGAATACGGGTTCGTTTGGGCGACTGATGATCCCGAAACGTCCGATCGGAACACGGCCCCAGCCGACGACGCGGCGTCGGCTGATCCACTCGCCGAGGCAACCCCAGGTGACCAGTTCGAATGGGCTAGCCCCACCGAACGACGAACGGAGGGATCGCTCTACGACGATCATGACGCGTCTCGTAATTCGGAGTCGGAAAACTCTATGATCGGTGACAACGCTACCAAGGAAACTGTCCACGCCCAGTCTGTTGCTAGATTTACAGGAGATGAAGATTCCACATCAGAGCCGGAGAACGACGGCGGTACCACCGTCGTTTCGGAATCATCTAGACGCAGTGACGACACCGACTCTCCCGAAAACGTCGTTATCGACCCGATCGATTATCCAGTGGACGAGCTTCGCACGATCGCGGACTGTGTGGATACGAGTGTCGTCTCATCACGATCGGAGTCGGAAATATACGGGTTCGTGTGGTCCGAACCACCGGAACAACACCGAACCCACGTCGAGGATCCAACCGCAGAACAGCGTGATCGGTTGCTCACGATCGCAGGCATCGATCCCGAACAGATCGGAGAGAAACCGTATCTCACGACACTATCAACCGATGACGCCGAAACGTTCCTCACCGACTGGCTGGAGTTTCTCACGTGCGAAGCAGGTACGCAAGGAGCGATCGACGCGCTCGACCGCTACCGAGAGATCGGCTGGATGACTGAACCAGTAGCTGAACAGCTCAAAGAACGGCTTCGGTGGATCGATCACCGGGACGGAAACGGTTTCGAAACGCTTGATCGAGGCGATCATCTCCTCAACTTCGCCTACGTCGCCAAAATTGCCTCGCTCAGTACCGAAGGAATGGTTTTCTACTGA
- a CDS encoding transcriptional regulator, with protein MVHSCRNCKRTFATKLELELHRDTCTDAQLFCECCGERFPERRATKDGWHYECPTEDCSGAGIDDDLHRVRDAISVMQ; from the coding sequence ATGGTTCACAGTTGCAGAAACTGTAAACGGACGTTCGCCACGAAACTCGAACTTGAACTCCACCGGGATACGTGTACTGACGCACAACTGTTCTGTGAGTGCTGTGGCGAACGCTTTCCGGAACGACGGGCAACGAAAGATGGATGGCACTACGAATGTCCAACTGAAGACTGTTCAGGTGCGGGAATCGACGACGATCTCCACCGTGTACGGGACGCGATCTCCGTTATGCAATAA
- the ligA gene encoding NAD-dependent DNA ligase LigA yields MSHTHHERPDNPYIGDPETEFEPVDSLTEATATTQAEQLREAIRYHDRQYYVDADPEIPDRTYDALFSRLQTLEEAFDLDTTNSPTQRVGGSPLDELGTVDHVEPMLSIDSSGDIDDVREFDRRVHADLGLSSETEQASLDAYADDPVEYVCEPKFDGLSIEIVYEDGQYTRAATRGDGETGEDVTENVRTIASVPLVLRGDVPEQLAVRGEVFMPRDAFQAHNRERIERGDEPFANPRNAAAGTLRQLDPSVTAERPLDCFFFDVLDSSRSFDTNWEIHETLPDWGLKVNDRTAVVDDIETAIDYREELVSVREALDYEVDGVVISVNDRQRCDRLGRTARAPRWAFAYKLPVRTEETTVRDIVVQVGRTGRLTPVTLLDPVEVAGVTVSRASLHNPDQIEELGVDVGDRVRIERAGDVIPYVSEVTDHDTDTSFTFPTSCPVCDSPVEQEGPLAFCTGGLTCPMQRKRSVEHYASRGGLDIEGVGEQRLDQLIDTGLVESIPDLYDLRQSDLARLDGWGEKSAQNVIEELEASKEPPLDEFLTALGIPEVGATTARALAQEFDSLDELVDATETELQSVPDVGPTVAAEIRGFFDNDRNVAVLEKLRDRGVDPRPIKAPTDTVLDGLTIVFTGSLDQFTRSEAQDLVERYGANATTSVSGTTDYLVAGDNPGTNKLESAEEHDTTVLDESEFVSFLSDHDIPYE; encoded by the coding sequence ATGAGCCACACGCACCACGAACGTCCGGACAACCCTTACATCGGTGATCCGGAGACGGAGTTTGAGCCGGTCGATTCGCTCACGGAAGCGACAGCGACCACTCAAGCCGAACAGCTCCGGGAGGCGATCAGGTACCACGACCGACAGTACTACGTCGACGCAGACCCGGAGATCCCCGATCGGACCTATGATGCGTTGTTCTCGCGGCTACAGACCTTAGAAGAAGCGTTCGATCTGGATACGACGAACAGCCCCACTCAGCGCGTCGGTGGATCGCCGCTCGACGAACTGGGGACGGTCGACCACGTAGAGCCGATGCTATCCATCGATTCGAGCGGCGATATCGACGACGTTCGGGAGTTCGACCGTCGGGTTCACGCCGATCTTGGACTGTCATCCGAGACCGAGCAGGCATCTCTGGACGCGTACGCCGACGATCCCGTCGAGTACGTGTGTGAACCGAAGTTTGATGGACTGTCGATCGAGATCGTGTACGAAGACGGCCAGTACACGCGAGCAGCGACCCGTGGCGACGGCGAAACCGGTGAAGACGTGACCGAAAACGTCCGTACCATCGCTTCAGTACCGCTCGTCTTGCGAGGCGACGTTCCCGAGCAGTTGGCCGTCCGCGGCGAGGTATTCATGCCCCGAGACGCGTTTCAAGCACACAATCGCGAGCGCATCGAACGAGGCGATGAACCGTTTGCAAACCCTCGAAACGCCGCAGCAGGAACGCTTCGCCAACTCGATCCTAGTGTGACCGCAGAGCGCCCGCTCGATTGCTTTTTCTTCGACGTGCTCGATAGTTCACGCTCGTTCGATACCAACTGGGAGATCCACGAAACGCTGCCCGACTGGGGGCTGAAAGTGAACGATAGGACGGCGGTAGTCGATGACATCGAGACCGCTATCGACTACCGTGAGGAACTGGTGTCGGTTCGGGAAGCTCTCGACTACGAAGTCGACGGCGTCGTGATCTCGGTGAACGACCGACAGCGCTGTGATCGGCTCGGACGGACCGCACGCGCACCGCGGTGGGCTTTCGCCTACAAGCTTCCTGTCCGTACCGAGGAAACGACAGTTCGAGACATCGTCGTCCAAGTGGGCCGCACCGGTCGACTCACCCCTGTTACGCTTCTCGATCCTGTCGAAGTCGCAGGCGTGACGGTTTCCCGAGCGAGCCTTCACAACCCCGACCAGATCGAGGAACTCGGCGTCGACGTGGGTGATCGGGTTCGCATCGAGCGGGCGGGCGACGTCATTCCGTACGTGAGCGAAGTCACCGACCACGACACCGACACCTCGTTCACGTTTCCGACCTCCTGTCCCGTCTGTGACAGTCCCGTCGAGCAGGAGGGACCGCTCGCCTTTTGTACGGGCGGATTGACCTGTCCGATGCAGCGCAAACGGTCGGTGGAACATTACGCGAGTCGGGGCGGGTTGGACATCGAAGGTGTGGGTGAGCAGCGTCTCGATCAACTCATCGACACGGGGCTCGTCGAATCGATCCCGGATCTATACGATCTCAGACAGTCGGATCTCGCTCGACTCGACGGCTGGGGCGAAAAAAGCGCCCAGAACGTCATCGAGGAACTCGAAGCCTCCAAGGAACCCCCCCTAGACGAGTTTCTCACCGCACTCGGGATCCCCGAGGTCGGCGCGACGACGGCACGCGCGCTCGCACAGGAGTTCGATTCCTTAGACGAACTCGTAGACGCAACGGAGACCGAACTACAGTCAGTGCCAGACGTTGGCCCGACCGTCGCCGCCGAGATCCGGGGATTCTTTGACAACGATCGGAACGTAGCCGTCCTCGAAAAACTCCGCGATCGCGGGGTCGATCCACGACCGATCAAAGCGCCGACCGACACGGTGCTCGACGGACTGACGATCGTGTTCACCGGATCGCTGGATCAGTTCACGAGAAGTGAGGCTCAGGACCTCGTCGAACGCTATGGGGCCAACGCCACGACGAGCGTCTCCGGAACGACCGATTACCTCGTCGCCGGGGACAATCCCGGAACGAACAAACTCGAAAGCGCCGAGGAACATGACACCACCGTGCTCGACGAATCGGAGTTCGTCTCGTTTCTCTCAGACCACGATATTCCATACGAGTGA